The Engystomops pustulosus chromosome 7, aEngPut4.maternal, whole genome shotgun sequence DNA window TATGCAAACATTTAAGAATTGTCCAGATACTGTTTAGTCGTTAGATGCATATTCAGGACACGGTTGCACATCCCCTTCCCCACACACACTTGCTGCATATTTATTTTAAGACGGGAGTGGATAAGCTGCTGCCAGACACTTCTAACAGATTTATCTTCCACAGCAACAAAGGCTCCTACATGGTGAAATCTACCATTCCTGAGATTCCCCTCCAACATCTACAAACAAGAGGTTTAGTACAAAGGCTCTTCCTGCTCACTCCAGGATATGGCCAGACTTTGACCTATGAACGGTGTATGACCAGCTTTTTAATGTGTCAGGACTCCGGACTGAAAACCAAGTTATAACAGTGAAGATCCCCTTTAAATAAGATGTAACGTACAATGGAAAGTTATGGGCAGGTTCTCACTGGATAACGTGCCCTGGGTACATTCACATGGAAAATAAAGCCCTAttcacataattttttaaatattaaaggcTTTCATATAAGCTTATTATACTTAATAAAATAGTGCAATACCAAGGTGATGTCTGATGTTGGATCAGTCACAGGACACCCAAGGAATAGAGAGGTATGCCCTACCATGAGGCATCAGCGCCAGTATAGTGCATCCAGGTAACTCGCTAGTTAGGCACCTATACACGACACATACATAAATGACCAGTaaagatgtgtatgtatatatatttatacacacatacacatctctGTTTTACCTCTGCATTCTGCCATTTTTGATAAGATGAAGTGGTGTGCTTGTATCAATTATCCATACCTCCGAGATGGGCGCTGACATGCGATAGGTTCAGTCCACTTAACTGAACAGACAAGACAGATATATGCAGAATCTGGAGGCCTACCTAAAATGTCAAAGAAAGATCACATGATCTGGTGAGTTGTTTAAAGggcctctaccaccaggatgaaagatagtatgcaaatgagcccgcgaggctccattaacacctacggagcctggagcccctgaggctcagcatacagtccttcatcctggtggtagataccctttaagGGCAGAGAGAATTTGCTCAGACTTCCCAGACGCCCCCCAAGAGGTCTATacataatgtcacagtacagttagCACACAATGTCTCAACGCAACCAAGCCGGACAGTTGCCGTTTAAAATATTGGACAAGTGCTATACTTCACCAAAAAGTGGCAGCGGCCGTTCAGCTTTCTATGGAAAGATCCCTACCATCTCCACCCGGCCGTGTGCATGAGCCTTTAACACAAGTTCATGTCCCTACTGCAATGCTCCAGAACGTTTGGCTTCCAACGCTCTGCTTTCCCCGACAGCCGGCGTCCTTGGAGCCATTCTCGGAGAGCTACAGGTTGAGGAGCTCTGCCATAACACACCACACAAAGtcaaaataatacaaataaactAATGTGCTAAAACACAAACATTCAAACTAAACTGTTGAACAAAAcatcactgggaaaaaaaaagataatctaTTTGAAATGGAAACTAAAATGTACCAATTGCCTTCCCATAACACAAGAACTGGCTCCTTACCAGTTAATAAGTTGTACCCTATACATTATCCTGCAGGCCCCTTTGTGCATGCACCCAGTGGGTGTAGGagacctttttttttgtttttaaataaaagcaTTACATGCAAATTTACAGAATTCTAAAATCAAAACGTACCATAAGTGTATTGCTCCCAAAGATGATGCGTAAACCAAAGCCAAAACAGCAGCACCCAACCTCCTTGTAAGAAGTGCATTAGGCCCTAACAAGCCTCCAATTTTTACAAACATAggcccagatctattattctggagcttgtacaggtatttaggaagtgtttgcaccagtttggtgtcgcggctgcacagtgtccgacaagacagaaaaatatgTCCATAATGGGACGTGTTACGCGTGTCgcatgctgtatgttaaaggtgcacctaaaaagaGATGGAGCACACTTCcgcagcagtgcagggagcgccagataattgaagacgcCAGTTTTCATAAATCTGCAGCATCCTGCACATTtgggaggcaaactgcacttttgataaatctgggccagtgtATGTTAAAATATTCCTTTGTAAAAGCTGGACCATAAAGCTCTATAAAAACAATGAATGGCAAGTCATATCTTATATgacaatgttcttcacatacattacatacctaAATGAGTGAGCAGTAAACTAAAGGGGTAAACTAATAAATAAGATGCACAATGGCTAAAATGTGTGAAATATAACATAGTGGTCATTAGAAATGAATGTAAAATTAAAATGATACCAAGTAAAGTCCACCTGCCTAAGACAGATGTAATATGGACTCCTAATAGATGTCCATGAAGTATTACTAGAAGTCTGCCAGCGCTTGtgaccctcacaattcctccaTAGAGGAAAGAGAAAACACCATTCCTAGGTGATAAGCATTCGTGTTAATACCCCCAGTGCCACGACTACAAGTGCCCAGGCATTTCATGTGCCACCAAGGGCAATAAAAAGCGAATATCTTAGTCATGAAACCTTAGGTATGTCTACACAGCGCTATCTAACCTCTGTATAGCATTGCCAGCTCCCTTTAAAGGAGATTATAATAAGGTTAAAGAGTCAGTGCCACATTTACCCACAGGTTATATCCGGTACTGCAACTCACTTAAAGACTATTGATAGGCGTGGTGTGGGGGTTATAATAATCTGATTTCTTTCCCTTCAAATCCCCTATAACCTTTTCAGTGCCAACATACAGAGACCCCCTAGATTCCATAGGAAAAGCTAAAGACCTTCTGGACGAGATGCCTGGAAAAACGGGGTCACATCACCTATGAGGTTGACCCTTTGTGAACATTTGCTCTCATTAATGGTGCTCTGTATATAGATGCATGCCAGGAGGCATGGTTATTGCCATCGCTCCCAAAATATACCTGGTATTAAAATGATTTACACATACAGACAACAAGCTTTTTCATTGCTgtgtaaaaaaacccaaaaaaaactaaatatttctCTAGTTCAAGCTATGTCCTGGATGCCTCTAACATCACAGTATACATGGCATTGGTGATTATTAGCAAAAGAAAGGCACAATTATTAAGCATTTCATACAGTACCTGAATCTAAGGAAAACTGGTTTTGAGGTATAAAACCAAAATACGCTATGCCTGCAAGTAGCTGCAATTagaatgaaaaataataataacaatcgaTGACTGTTAGGCCCAAAAGTTGCCTTTCTACCAGTGCACTTTACAAATGAATAGGAATTATTCAACTTTTGAAGTCTTATATAAAGGCAACAAGTCCGTCTTGAGTTCTTGaaatattcttaaaaaaaaatcctgcaccTAGAAAAAGTTTACCATCAATGCAGCCCAACCCATGTAAACAGATATGGGACAATGAACATGACTGCAAATCCAACTGTGCCATAGGTAAGATATCGGTAGGGGAGTTCCACCTCCATGCGCTGTCTTGCCTTTCTTACATCATCGCAAGGAATGCCAAACACTTTGCAAGCCATAGGAATGGTGATCATCTTCATGACGGCTCGGATCAGAAGTAAAACCACTAATCCAATTAGAACCCGCAGCATGGCTTTTCCAAGAAGAGTCACTGTGAAAGGAGGGATAGTAAAGGGCAAGGTATCCGGGGATGGTTCCTTTAAGAGCCCCAACATGTAACTAACATGTGACCCGCACGCAATCCCAGCTCCGCTGCCAAGAATTTCTGCGGTGTCTCCCCGGGATGTGCTCCATGTGTCTAGTGTGAAGGAGAAGATGCCCAGAGCCAGGTGAAGGCTGATGATGATGAAAGGGGCATACTTATAAGTCAGATTAAAATTGTCAATGATATCAAGAGCAGGATGGAAGACAATCAAAATGAGGATTGCATAAAGGACACCAGCCACGACATCCTGCAAGAAGAGAAGGGGAAAGATTACAAGATGCCACCAATACCAAGCTGTTCTCTAAAGTTTTATCTGTGACCACTTTGTAATAGAAAGCGTTCTACTGTCTCGCACATTTGTATAAGCGCAGCTACAACGGATGAAGACTGTTTTCATCACTGTGTCCAATGTGCGGCTCACACGTGGGGTATAATCCATCTTATTACACTATGTCTACTATAAATGAGAGGTAAAGTCTATTCATGCGTATCCATACAGTCCATGCATGTGCTTGGAAACTCACAACGTCCTTGAGACTCTCTCAAGTATTTAGCATTGTTGGGAGAGTGCGATACTGATGAATTGCTGCACTTCTGTAATGGAAAAGTTGCTGCCACCACCCAATGCAGGACAACGAAAAGGAGATGAAGGAAAAAGGCTTGTTCTTTACACAATGAAAGGTCATTCAATGCTCAGATTTATTTCACGTATCATCTCCTTacaattttcaagatctctgcttgctgtaaggcAAAGGGAACCTTCAATGGTTACTACAATTAACTGTTGATGGATATGCCAGCATTAGAAGGGACTGTGTATCTTTTGTAATGGACTCCCATTCTCTGCACATTGTCCAATCTACCCAGACAAATCACAAAGTGATCTGACTGCATTTTACAAGAATAGCTTTTCTCCAAATTTAGTAGCCTGTATCATGTGTTTATTCCGttgtaaaactacaactcccagcatgcccttgtTATTCTTATTaggaattgtatttttatttcattttatcccATAAACCAATTAAATATACAGAACACAAAACAGTTTAATCAGAAAGGGTGTCCAGACAACTTACCAAAATGGAATGCATTCCCATATAAACACGGCTAAGGCACACCAGGGAACACCAGACCATGGCTAGCAGCAGCCCCAAAACAAATGGAAACTGAACAAAAGGAGAAAGAAACagttaaaagttaaaaataagCAAAATGATGAATTTATACAACAAGTACTTACACAATATTGTGACCTTGTGTCGCTTACATAACACAACAACAGCACATGGAGGTGAAAGGCCCTTTGCATATTTCCTATCTACCCAGTCTTATCTAGGTGACTTCATGAACTAGGAGACAAGACTGAAGACATCAGCGGTTCCTGCTGCTTCCTGTGGAGGACTGTCTGATTTATACATTACTGACCTTTGATATCAGCCAGATAATGGAGTCACTGTAAGTGAAAATATAGAGATTCTGTTCTCTTTATTTCTTTCTCATGGCCCAGACCTCAGTGAAAAAGTACCCGACATgtgaaaagcccccccccccccccccaaaaaaaaagaaaattaaaaatcaaCAGGTCTTTATGCTATTCGCAAATAAAACAGATAGCATACGAATGTCAAAGAcacccatctgaatgagccccaAGACATTGTCCCCCATCCTGCTATACAGATCAGTGCACCGCTATACTGtgtcaccatatataccatatatcagATTTTCTCCCATATTCTGTTTATGATTATGGGGCTACCATCTTTCCTGAGCTCTAGTGAAAACATTTGCTGACAGTCTTTACAGCTGCATCATGGCAATAGACAGCAAGAGTcagagaggtctatggagagttttCTAGGCATGCGCTGTGCACATAGGAGGTGTAAGAAAGCTGAGACTTCATCTACTGTCAGCAATGGATGTAATGATGGGGTTTTCTATGCAGGTGTaatcttctattgtaatccccatttgTCTTGTCTGGAACGTAAATGAAGTGACTGCTGTAAAGAAAACCACTACAACATGTGCCAGTGACTGGAGTGATCATTGCAGAAAATACatctttattaaatatagatTAGTGCCATGgacatttttaaaaactcaaCAAAAACTCATAAAAACGTGTAGGTGGAAATGTAGGTCACCCTCCCTTTAATCTCCAATTGATAAGCTGGACTGATAGCTCCACCTTTACCCTCATTATACAACGAGTTACACAAGTCTCTCCTAAACTTTGCCCTTCACCTTCTCACCATTTCAGGATCTCTACTCACATCCAAGAGACCTCTGTCCTGAGAGTGCATGCCCCCATCCTCTACTCAAGACTCTCATAAAAACAGGGGAGGGGTTGCTTCAAattcagaaatgtaattttaattaTGAATTGAAATATCTGCACATTTGTGTATGAAGGAGTCAGGAGACACTGGTTATTATACGGCCAATTTCAAGGCGTGAAGACAACTTTGTCACCTTCAGTTTGCTAAACAGATGATTGGATGTCACCAGGTTCATTTACACAACAAGAGAGCGCTGTGACCTCTCTAAAAGCCAACAAGGACAATGAATGCCATTTCAAGCCCCATTGGCTTGAAATGGCATGGGGTGTTCCTTTAAATGGGCCATTATTGCTATGAGAGACGGAGATGGTGTAAATGAAGGAGATGATCAGTCATAAGGCTATAGGGGGAAATGTTTATGCAGTGCACTAAAGGCAGTGGTGGACCACAGCCAAAA harbors:
- the SGPP1 gene encoding sphingosine-1-phosphate phosphatase 1, coding for MWGAMGAACTQLQRLTECLQDPEKVARFQQACGVQSSATHEERDTQEAAGDGPRLRVSRHQNGLQENGAAGCPGDKKKKMQPLRRNSLTGEEGQHFIIRNRLLYYLFTLGTELGNELFYISFFPFWIWNVDAHVGRRVIVIWVWVMYLGQCTKDLIRWPRPPSPPVLKLEVFYNSEYGMPSTHAMSGTAIPLALLLLTWGRWQFPFVLGLLLAMVWCSLVCLSRVYMGMHSILDVVAGVLYAILILIVFHPALDIIDNFNLTYKYAPFIIISLHLALGIFSFTLDTWSTSRGDTAEILGSGAGIACGSHVSYMLGLLKEPSPDTLPFTIPPFTVTLLGKAMLRVLIGLVVLLLIRAVMKMITIPMACKVFGIPCDDVRKARQRMEVELPYRYLTYGTVGFAVMFIVPYLFTWVGLH